From a single Centropristis striata isolate RG_2023a ecotype Rhode Island chromosome 14, C.striata_1.0, whole genome shotgun sequence genomic region:
- the LOC131984830 gene encoding oocyte zinc finger protein XlCOF6-like isoform X2 has product METEADGEDCGGPEPDRNSDPDPHLQPDSSQQPADSSEPETDDSADWKETREPQSGLNCLKNDGGPVSDSIVGDKPFSCSVCKKSFTQSGSLKLHMRVHTGEKPYSCSVCKKFFTQSGSLKLHMRLHTGEKPFNCSVCGKGFSANGNLNQHMQTHSEEKHFSCLICKKSFAQSGSLKFHMRLHTGEKPFSCSFCKKSFTRSGSLKQHTRLHTGEKPFNCSVCKKSFSQSGSLKLHMRIHTGEKPFNCSVWGEGFSFSGNLNQHMQTHSEEKPFSCSICKKSFTQNGNLKLHMRLHTGEKPFSCSICEKSFTQSGSLKLHMSLHTGEKPFSCSLCGKSFRVSGSLNQHMQTHSGEKPFSCPICKKCFTQSGNLKLHMRLHTGEKPFSCSVCQRSFAERGSLQKHMRTHTGEKPFNCSVCKKSFTRIAYLHIHMLSHTGEKPYSCSVCNKSFSQRGSLKLHMRRHTGEKPFSCSLCGKGFPESGTLNQHMQTHTGEKPFSCSVCKKSFTRRGSLKQHMRLHTGEKPFNCSVCKKSFSQSGSLQLHMRFHTGEKPFSCSVCGKGFSFSGNLNQHMQTHSGEKHFSCSICKKSFTQSGSLKLHMRLHTGEKPFSCSVCGKGFSVSGSLNRHMQTHTGEKPFSCSVCQKSFAEGGSLRKHMRIHTGEKPFNCSVCKRSFTRSENLKQHMITHTGEKPFSCSVCKKSFTNVKEHKCAGRSSSKCHQTDKNKETKRASSQQPT; this is encoded by the exons atggaaacagaagctgatggagaggactgtggaggaccagaaccagacaggaactctgatccAGATCCACATTTACAACCTGATTCAAGTCAACAGCCTGCagactcttctgaacctgagactgatgacagtgctGATTGGAAGGAGACCAGAGAACCTCAGTCAGGTTTGAACTGTTTGAAAAATGATGGCGGCCCTGTCAGTGATTCTATTGTTGGTGataaacctttcagctgctcagtttgtaagaagtCTTTCACACAGAGTGGAAGTTTAAAGCTTCACATGagagtccacacaggagagaaaccttatagctgctcagtttgtaagaagtTTTTCACACAGAGTGGAAGTTTAAAGCttcacatgagactccacacaggagagaaaccattcaACTGCTCAGTTTGTGGTAAAGGTTTCAGTGCCAATGGGAATCTGAATCAACACATGCAAACCCACTCAGAAGAGAAACATTTCAGCTGCTTAATTTGCAAGAAGTCTTTCGCACAGAGTGGAAGTTTAAAGTttcacatgagactccacacaggagagaaacctttcagttgCTCATTTTGTAAGAAATCGTTTACACGGAGCGGAAGTTTAAAGCAACACacgagactccacacaggagagaaaccttttaACTGTTCGGTTTGTAAGAAATCTTTTTCACAGAGTGGAAGTTTAAAGCTACACATGagaattcacacaggagagaaacctttcaacTGCTCAGTGTGGGGTGAAGGTTTCAGTTTTAGTGGGAATCTGAATCAACACATGCAAACCCACTCAgaagagaaacctttcagctgctcaattTGTAAGAAGTCTTTCACCCAAAATGGAAATTTAAAACttcacatgagactccacacaggagagaaacctttcagctgctcaataTGTGAAAAGTCTTTCACACAGAGTGGAAGTTTAAAGCTTCACATGAGCCTCCACacgggagagaaacctttcagctgctcactGTGTGGTAAAAGTTTCCGTGTAAGTGGGTCTCTGAATCAACACATGCAAACCCactcaggagagaaacctttcagctgcccAATTTGTAAGAAGTGTTTCACCCAGAGTGGAAATTTAAAGCttcacatgagactccacacggGAGAGAAACCTTTTAGCTGTTCAGTTTGTCAAAGATCTTTTGCAGAGAGAGGAAGTTTACAGAAGCACATGAGaactcacacaggagagaaacccttCAACTGTtcagtttgtaagaaatctTTTACACGGA TTGCTTATTTACAt ATACACATGTTATCtcatacaggagagaaaccttacagctgctcagtgtgtaatAAATCTTTTTCACAGCGGGGGAGCTTAAAGCTACACATGAGAcgccacacaggagagaaacctttcagctgctcactGTGTGGGAAAGGTTTCCCTGAAAGTGGGACTCTGAATCAACACATGCAAACCCACacgggagagaaacctttcagctgctcagtttgtaagaaatcGTTTACACGGAGAGGAAGTTTAAAGcaacacatgagactccacacaggagagaaacctttcaacTGTTCGGTTTGTAAGAAATCTTTTTCACAGAGTGGAAGTTTACAGCTACACATGAGattccacacaggagagaaacctttcagctgctcagtgtgtggtaaaGGTTTCAGTTTTAGTGGGAATCTGAATCAACACATGCAAACCCACTCAGGAGAGAAACATTTCAGCTGCTCAATTTGTAAGAAGTCTTTCACGCAGAGTGGAAGTTTAAAGCttcacatgagactccacacaggagagaaacctttcagctgttcAGTTTGTGGTAAAGGGTTCAGTGTAAGTGGGTCTCTGAATcgacacatgcaaacacatacgggagagaaacctttcagctgctcagtttgtcaaAAGTCTTTTGCAGAGGGAGGAAGTTTACGGAAGCACATGagaattcacacaggagagaaacccttCAACTGTTCAGTTTGTAAGAGATCTTTTACACGGAGTGAGAATTTAAAGCAACATATGATaacccacacaggagagaaaccattcagctgctcagtttgcaAGAAATCTTTTACAAACGTCAAAGAACACAAATGTGCTGGCCGCTCGTCCTCAAAGTGTCATCAAACTGATAagaacaaagagacaaagagagcctccagccagcagccCACATGA
- the LOC131984830 gene encoding gastrula zinc finger protein XlCGF57.1-like isoform X1: MDLRRDSDFKFKEEVVLKEEEDSNCLIHQDVQSVQVVVVKEEPEEQSCSQDQEDPESTKIKEEQEEPWTSQQGEQLQGLEEADITKVTSTPVPVKSEEDEEKAQSSQLHQTQTEQMETEADGEDCGGPEPDRNSDPDPHLQPDSNQQPGDSSEPETDDSADWKETREPQSGLNSLKNDEGSARDSITSDKPFNCSECGKRFGHKHHLKIHMLSHTGEKPYSCSVCNKSFSQRGSLKLHMRRHTGEKPFSCSLCGKGFPESGTLNQHMQTHTGEKPFSCSVCKKSFTRRGSLKQHMRLHTGEKPFNCSVCKKSFSQSGSLQLHMRFHTGEKPFSCSVCGKGFSFSGNLNQHMQTHSGEKHFSCSICKKSFTQSGSLKLHMRLHTGEKPFSCSVCGKGFSVSGSLNRHMQTHTGEKPFSCSVCQKSFAEGGSLRKHMRIHTGEKPFNCSVCKRSFTRSENLKQHMITHTGEKPFSCSVCKKSFTNVKEHKCAGRSSSKCHQTDKNKETKRASSQQPT, from the exons ATGGACCTCAGACGGGATTCTGATTTTAAATTCAAAGAGGAAGTTGTtttaaaggaggaggaggactcaaACTGTCTGATACATCAAG ATGTCCAGAGTGTTCAAGTGGTTGTTGTTAAAGAGGAGCCAGAagagcagagctgcagtcaggaccaggaggacccaGAGTCCACAAaaattaaagaggaacaggaggaaccttggaccagtcagcagggagagcagcttcaggggctggaggaggctgatatcaccaAGGTTACATccactcctgtccctgtgaagagtgaagaagatgaagagaaagctcagtcctcacagcttcatcaaacacaaactgaacagatggaaacagaagctgatggagaggactgtggaggaccagaaccagacaggaactctgatccAGATCCACATTTACAACCTGATTCAAATCAACAGCCGGGagactcttctgaacctgagactgatgacagtgctGATTGGAAGGAGACCAGAGAACCTCAGTCAGGTTTAAACTCTTTGAAAAATGACGAAGGCTCTGCCAGGGATTCAATAACTAGTGATAAACCATTTAActgctctgagtgtgggaaaagatttggcCACAAGCACCATCTCAAGATACACATGTTATCtcatacaggagagaaaccttacagctgctcagtgtgtaatAAATCTTTTTCACAGCGGGGGAGCTTAAAGCTACACATGAGAcgccacacaggagagaaacctttcagctgctcactGTGTGGGAAAGGTTTCCCTGAAAGTGGGACTCTGAATCAACACATGCAAACCCACacgggagagaaacctttcagctgctcagtttgtaagaaatcGTTTACACGGAGAGGAAGTTTAAAGcaacacatgagactccacacaggagagaaacctttcaacTGTTCGGTTTGTAAGAAATCTTTTTCACAGAGTGGAAGTTTACAGCTACACATGAGattccacacaggagagaaacctttcagctgctcagtgtgtggtaaaGGTTTCAGTTTTAGTGGGAATCTGAATCAACACATGCAAACCCACTCAGGAGAGAAACATTTCAGCTGCTCAATTTGTAAGAAGTCTTTCACGCAGAGTGGAAGTTTAAAGCttcacatgagactccacacaggagagaaacctttcagctgttcAGTTTGTGGTAAAGGGTTCAGTGTAAGTGGGTCTCTGAATcgacacatgcaaacacatacgggagagaaacctttcagctgctcagtttgtcaaAAGTCTTTTGCAGAGGGAGGAAGTTTACGGAAGCACATGagaattcacacaggagagaaacccttCAACTGTTCAGTTTGTAAGAGATCTTTTACACGGAGTGAGAATTTAAAGCAACATATGATaacccacacaggagagaaaccattcagctgctcagtttgcaAGAAATCTTTTACAAACGTCAAAGAACACAAATGTGCTGGCCGCTCGTCCTCAAAGTGTCATCAAACTGATAagaacaaagagacaaagagagcctccagccagcagccCACATGA
- the LOC131984413 gene encoding zinc finger protein 135-like gives MRVQCHLQLHRAGQLLYFSYTEQVSYFTSVTQSRLVTLLQSRQQKLLDAVFNPQIHSHRKCYSDIQQLSVSKGEVPSEQQERSSSLDQDQDQEEPEPSHIKEEQEELWTSQEGEQLQGLEEAELEFSSISVLVKGEEGDGRKAQTEENTEAERLETDSDGEDCEESEPPINLDPDSPLKPAPYEQTSSEPETEDSGDWEDTKEPESGLNSSENSEVPDLECNTVKTSDIASECAESFDHNGHLQKNNVIPKPRGKPLTCSVCGKTFAIRSSLTMHLKVCLYGKSFSCLICNQSFGSSSHLVRHMVIHSGEKPFSCSVCGKRFTLKQNLKRHLIVHTGEKPFSCSVCGARFSRKTHLKRHLYVHTAEKPFSCSVCGNSYARKTYLTRHLVAHTGENLLN, from the exons ATGAGAGTCCAGTGTCATCT tcagttacacagagcaggtcagttactttacttcagttacacagagcaggttagttactttacttcagttacacagagcagattaGTTACATTACTTCAGTCacgacaacagaaactactggacgctgttttcAACCCTCAGATTCACTCTCACAGAAAATGTTACTCAG ACATCCAGCAGCTGTCTGTGAGTAAAGGAGAGGttccctctgagcagcaggagaggagctccagtctggaccaggaccaggaccaggaggagccagagccctcccacattaaagaggaacaggaggaactctggaccagtcaggagggagagcagcttcagggtCTGGAGGAGGCTGAGTTGGAGTTCTCATCTATTTCTGTCCTTGTAAAGGGTGAAGAGGGGGATGGAAGGAAAGCTCAGACTGAGGAGAACACAGAGGCAGAGCGTTTGGAAACAGActctgatggagaggactgtgaaGAATCAGAACCACCTATAAACTTAGATCCAGATAGTCCTCTAAAACCAGCTCCTTATGAGCAGACTTCatctgaacctgagactgaaGACAGTGGAGACTGGGAGGACACAAAGGAACCTGAGTCAGGTTTAAACTCTTCAGAAAACAGTGAAGTACCTGATCTAGAATgtaatactgtaaaaacatcAGATATCGCCTCTGAATGTGCTGAAAGCTTTGACCATAATGGACATCTGCAGAAAAACAATGTAATCCCCAAACCACGAGGGAAACCATTGACTTGCTCCGTGTGTGGGAAAACATTTGCAATAAGGTCAAGTTTGACCATGCACTTAAAAGTTTGTTTATATGGAAAATCTTTCTCCTGCTTAATTTGTAACCAAAGTTTCGGCAGCAGTAGCCATTTGGTGAGACACATGGTTATTCATAGTGGGGAGAAACCATTTAGTTGTTCAGTGTGTGGGAAAAGATTCACGCTGAAGCAAAATCTAAAACGACACTTGATCGTGCACACGGGGGAGAAACCCTTTAGTTGTTCGGTTTGTGGCGCAAGATTTTCACGGAAGACGCATCTGAAACGGCACCTGTATGTCCACACAGCGGAGAAACCATTTAGTTGTTCAGTTTGTGGTAACAGCTACGCACGAAAGACGTACCTGACCCGACACCTGGTTGCCCACACAGGAGAGAATCTATTGAACTGA